Proteins from a single region of Sulfolobales archaeon:
- a CDS encoding nucleotidyltransferase domain-containing protein: MGRVSIDLGVLQLIKQTILEEAGKLGVEVERIILFGSRVRGEEREGSDWDVLVVVKGNMSWKVFFKLQSRLRMRLFRLLGGEIDLIIIEKKRFDERKDLWGSIEYTAAREGVTV; this comes from the coding sequence ATGGGCAGGGTATCGATAGATCTAGGGGTTCTGCAACTGATTAAGCAGACTATCTTGGAGGAGGCTGGGAAGCTTGGGGTAGAGGTAGAGAGAATCATACTTTTTGGTTCGAGGGTGAGGGGGGAGGAGAGGGAGGGTTCTGACTGGGATGTGTTAGTGGTAGTGAAAGGGAATATGAGCTGGAAGGTGTTCTTTAAACTCCAATCCAGATTGCGAATGAGGCTTTTCAGGCTTTTAGGCGGCGAGATAGATTTGATTATAATCGAGAAAAAACGGTTTGACGAGAGAAAGGATCTCTGGGGGAGTATCGAGTATACGGCGGCGAGAGAGGGTGTGACTGTTTGA
- a CDS encoding beta-propeller domain-containing protein: MVSERFRRYIALATLIAVVITMVSMIYVGIRAPGTPGSPVGSGATPRKPGYGGAPMPNLSATGVFKSFSSYDEIKSFLLSISETMGSQNLGVLPAGIATVLPLASPTPAMVSPASLRASDSIFSTTNVQVSGVDELDIVKTDGRLIVITSYSRVYIVDAIGRRLLSSIDVNGSSRGAFLWGNTLAVIADDQLPVYRATILPMVYGSNTSIYIYDISNPSKPVLREKLVYSGSLAGARMINGTVYMVLSSPIYREILPLVNGAPLRPSQIFLVDQMPSRFATIASVDLSSGARSEISLLISPTTWIYMSPSRLYIASYIPPYAMATGKAIEVLSSLLPQDIGSKMLEEMRRGNISGALRIASDYLSTLGEDKAISIISNASARLSTYVFQEVTRIHILDVRGINITYRGSIDVPGHILDQFSIEEHRGYLIVATTASNLSARLAYPIPIIPKPKPIEAGTESNITIRIIECVDARCSERYISIPQPIQIGPQPPRIQIYVSLVASSETYNNVYIISPIDMSIAGSLENLARGERIYAARLVGDIFYLVTYRQVDPLYAIDVRDPRKPEILGYIKIPGFSEYLHPLQGNMLLGVGLEDRDLKISLFNTSDPRNIVEIASLKIEGATSPVLWDHHAFTIQPGRGLIMIPIAIAKISGNTAGIAVISYGANGIKLEKILEHDQAIRSLYIDKTIYTISQNMIKLFNIETLQEIASIPLKQ; encoded by the coding sequence ATGGTGTCTGAGAGGTTTAGGAGATATATAGCCCTAGCCACCTTAATAGCTGTTGTTATCACTATGGTATCCATGATCTATGTGGGGATTAGAGCTCCGGGAACCCCTGGATCCCCTGTTGGTTCTGGGGCAACTCCTCGGAAACCCGGCTATGGTGGTGCTCCTATGCCTAACCTATCTGCTACAGGGGTTTTCAAGAGCTTCTCCTCATATGATGAGATCAAGAGCTTCCTCCTCTCCATCTCTGAGACCATGGGCTCTCAGAATCTAGGGGTTCTTCCAGCGGGGATAGCTACTGTATTGCCATTAGCCTCCCCAACCCCTGCTATGGTTTCCCCAGCTTCTCTAAGGGCTAGCGACTCTATATTCTCCACTACGAATGTCCAGGTTAGCGGTGTTGATGAGCTTGACATTGTGAAAACGGATGGCAGGCTTATAGTTATCACATCATACAGCAGAGTATATATTGTTGATGCTATTGGGAGGAGGCTTCTATCCTCTATAGATGTTAATGGTAGCTCTAGAGGTGCTTTCCTATGGGGCAATACCCTGGCTGTGATTGCTGATGATCAGCTACCCGTGTATAGAGCCACGATTCTCCCCATGGTATATGGTTCTAACACATCGATCTATATATATGATATCTCCAACCCCTCCAAGCCTGTGCTTAGAGAGAAATTGGTCTATAGTGGAAGCCTAGCTGGTGCTAGGATGATTAATGGCACAGTCTATATGGTTCTATCATCTCCTATATACCGCGAGATCCTACCGCTTGTGAATGGCGCTCCTCTGAGGCCTTCACAGATATTTCTCGTTGATCAGATGCCATCTAGGTTTGCAACCATAGCCTCTGTGGATCTATCCAGCGGCGCTAGATCCGAAATATCCCTTTTAATATCCCCAACAACCTGGATCTATATGAGCCCTTCGAGGCTATATATAGCATCCTATATCCCACCATATGCAATGGCCACGGGCAAGGCTATAGAGGTTCTTTCAAGTCTCCTACCACAGGATATAGGATCCAAGATGCTTGAGGAGATGAGAAGGGGTAATATAAGTGGTGCCCTGAGAATCGCTAGCGACTATCTATCAACCCTGGGCGAGGATAAGGCGATATCTATTATATCCAATGCATCTGCAAGGCTCTCCACATATGTCTTCCAAGAGGTAACGAGGATCCATATCCTAGATGTGAGGGGGATCAACATAACCTATAGAGGATCTATAGACGTTCCCGGCCACATACTGGATCAGTTCTCTATAGAGGAGCACAGGGGATACCTGATCGTTGCTACAACAGCCTCCAACCTCTCTGCAAGGCTTGCATATCCCATCCCAATTATTCCAAAGCCAAAGCCTATTGAAGCTGGTACGGAGAGCAATATAACTATTAGGATTATCGAGTGTGTAGATGCTAGATGCAGCGAGAGATATATATCGATTCCACAGCCGATCCAGATAGGGCCCCAGCCACCTAGGATACAGATCTACGTCTCCCTAGTAGCTTCTAGCGAGACATATAACAATGTCTATATAATATCGCCCATAGATATGAGTATAGCTGGCTCTCTAGAGAACCTTGCAAGGGGTGAGAGGATATATGCGGCGAGGCTTGTAGGGGATATCTTCTACCTTGTGACATATAGGCAAGTAGATCCCCTATACGCTATAGACGTTAGAGATCCTAGGAAACCAGAGATCCTGGGATATATAAAGATACCGGGGTTCAGCGAATATCTACACCCACTCCAGGGAAACATGCTCCTCGGAGTAGGACTTGAAGATAGAGATCTAAAGATATCCCTATTCAACACATCAGACCCCAGAAACATAGTAGAGATAGCATCCCTCAAGATAGAAGGAGCCACAAGTCCAGTCCTATGGGATCACCATGCATTCACAATACAGCCAGGGAGAGGGCTTATCATGATACCAATAGCGATAGCAAAGATCTCTGGAAACACAGCTGGCATCGCAGTAATAAGCTATGGAGCCAATGGAATAAAGCTAGAGAAGATCCTAGAGCACGATCAGGCAATAAGATCTCTATATATAGACAAGACAATATACACAATATCCCAGAACATGATAAAACTATTCAACATAGAAACACTCCAAGAAATAGCCAGCATCCCACTAAAGCAATAG